From one Chloroflexota bacterium genomic stretch:
- a CDS encoding C-GCAxxG-C-C family protein — protein sequence MGVVDRSFDHPLKLEENASMPLAGGVMGNGYQCGMLWGGALAAGAQAYRLYGAGAQAEVEALFASQRLVESFQNRAKAVNCAEITELEWQKPSRGQVVKFIARGGPIGCFRLAGDYGQIAFDTINHALGEKHIDAPSLPVSCTAVLAQKMGVSEMHVVMAAGLAGGIGLCGGACGALGAAIWIQGIHTLQHGGKLSFSFNATTEPMQTFLASSDYEFECAKIVGRKFETVADHASYVREGGCAKIIDALATTR from the coding sequence ATGGGCGTCGTGGACCGCTCATTCGACCACCCGTTGAAACTTGAGGAGAACGCCTCAATGCCTCTGGCGGGCGGTGTCATGGGAAACGGCTACCAATGCGGAATGCTTTGGGGCGGGGCACTCGCCGCCGGCGCACAGGCATATCGACTTTATGGTGCGGGCGCCCAAGCGGAAGTGGAAGCCTTGTTTGCATCACAACGACTGGTGGAGTCGTTCCAAAATCGCGCCAAGGCTGTCAATTGCGCTGAAATCACGGAGTTGGAATGGCAGAAGCCGTCGAGAGGTCAGGTAGTCAAATTTATCGCCAGGGGCGGACCGATTGGTTGTTTTCGATTAGCCGGCGACTACGGCCAGATTGCATTCGATACGATCAACCACGCGCTTGGCGAAAAGCATATTGATGCACCTTCGCTTCCCGTCAGTTGCACCGCCGTGCTGGCGCAGAAGATGGGCGTATCGGAAATGCATGTGGTGATGGCGGCCGGACTGGCGGGCGGGATTGGTCTATGCGGCGGTGCGTGTGGCGCATTGGGTGCCGCCATTTGGATCCAGGGGATCCATACGCTCCAACATGGCGGCAAGCTGAGTTTCAGCTTCAATGCGACGACGGAGCCGATGCAGACTTTCCTGGCAAGCTCCGACTATGAATTCGAGTGCGCCAAAATCGTTGGCCGCAAATTCGAGACTGTGGCCGACCACGCGAGCTACGTTCGCGAAGGCGGTTGCGCAAAGATCATCGACGCATTGGCAACCACCCGGTAG
- a CDS encoding response regulator transcription factor encodes MKTILVVDDEPKIAQIARDYLEHAGFAVATAGDGRSALAQARSVKPDLIVLDLGLPELDGLDVTRILRQTSNVPIIMLTARVDESDKLVGLELGADDYLTKPFSPKELVARVRVVLRRVEQASSAGTETVRAGDLLLDVPRMKATVAGRTVELTPTEFQLLAALARQPGRIFTRAQLLDTVRGVAFESYERAIDAHIKNIRRKLEPDPHAPRYILTVYGVGYKFVESA; translated from the coding sequence ATGAAAACGATTCTGGTGGTGGACGACGAACCGAAGATTGCGCAGATTGCCCGCGACTACCTGGAGCACGCGGGCTTCGCCGTTGCCACCGCCGGCGACGGCCGCAGCGCACTCGCGCAGGCGCGCAGTGTGAAGCCCGACCTGATCGTGCTCGATCTTGGCCTGCCGGAGCTTGACGGGCTTGATGTGACGCGCATCCTGCGCCAAACGTCCAATGTGCCGATTATCATGCTCACGGCGCGGGTGGACGAGAGCGACAAGCTGGTGGGGCTCGAACTGGGCGCGGACGACTACCTGACCAAGCCGTTCAGCCCGAAAGAGCTTGTCGCGCGCGTGCGGGTCGTGCTGCGGCGCGTGGAGCAGGCATCGAGCGCCGGCACCGAGACGGTTCGCGCGGGCGACCTGCTGCTCGACGTGCCGCGCATGAAAGCGACAGTGGCCGGCCGCACGGTGGAGTTGACGCCGACGGAGTTCCAGTTACTGGCGGCGCTGGCGCGCCAGCCGGGCCGCATCTTCACCCGCGCGCAACTGCTCGACACGGTGCGCGGCGTCGCCTTCGAATCGTACGAGCGCGCGATTGACGCGCACATCAAGAACATCCGGCGCAAGCTGGAGCCCGACCCGCACGCGCCGCGCTACATCCTCACCGTCTACGGCGTCGGCTACAAGTTCGTCGAATCCGCGTGA
- a CDS encoding HAMP domain-containing protein, translated as MNPRHTPRQRPPWWPADQPWPPESFAGHAERRALFRQFGCVFLLFAFFAVAGALSLAWFVMTLLGAALPIDLPRPWAIVVVIALIFGLVTILRTARRMATPLGDIVEAVGRVGDGDYTVRIDARRPRSFNRLARSFNAMAERLQHNDEQRRALMADIAHELRTPLAVIQGQVEGMLDGLYPRDDAHLAPLLDETRFLTRLIEDLRTLSLAETGTLPLQKEPVDVAVLAADVAASFHAQAEANGITLAAEFAGGAPAVAADPTRIREVLSNLIANALRYTPHGGTITVRGGTTRDTNMVTIEVTDTGSGIASDDLPHIFDRFTKSRDSGGSGLGLAIAKNLVAAHGGEIRAESAPGQGTTITFSLPVA; from the coding sequence GTGAACCCACGCCACACCCCGCGCCAGCGCCCGCCCTGGTGGCCTGCCGATCAGCCATGGCCGCCGGAATCGTTCGCCGGCCATGCCGAGCGGCGCGCCCTCTTCCGGCAGTTCGGCTGCGTGTTCCTGCTGTTTGCGTTCTTCGCCGTGGCGGGCGCGCTGTCGCTGGCCTGGTTCGTGATGACGCTGCTCGGCGCGGCCCTGCCGATCGATCTGCCGCGCCCGTGGGCGATCGTTGTCGTGATCGCGCTGATCTTCGGGCTGGTAACGATCCTGCGCACCGCGCGCCGCATGGCGACGCCGTTGGGCGATATCGTCGAGGCGGTCGGTCGCGTGGGCGACGGCGACTACACGGTTCGCATCGATGCGCGGCGACCGCGCAGCTTCAACCGGCTGGCACGCTCGTTCAACGCGATGGCCGAGCGCCTGCAGCACAACGACGAGCAGCGCCGCGCGCTGATGGCCGACATCGCGCATGAACTGCGCACGCCGCTGGCGGTCATCCAGGGACAGGTCGAGGGGATGCTCGACGGCCTCTACCCGCGCGATGACGCGCACCTTGCGCCGCTGCTGGACGAAACGCGCTTCCTGACCCGCCTGATCGAAGACCTGCGCACGCTCTCGCTGGCGGAGACGGGCACGCTGCCGTTGCAGAAGGAGCCGGTCGACGTGGCGGTGCTGGCGGCGGACGTTGCCGCGTCGTTCCACGCGCAGGCCGAAGCGAACGGCATCACGCTGGCCGCCGAGTTTGCCGGCGGCGCGCCGGCCGTGGCGGCCGACCCGACGCGCATCCGTGAAGTGCTCTCGAACCTGATCGCGAACGCGCTACGCTATACGCCGCATGGCGGGACGATCACCGTGCGCGGCGGCACCACACGCGACACCAACATGGTCACGATCGAGGTCACCGACACCGGTTCCGGCATCGCCTCGGACGACCTGCCGCATATCTTCGACCGGTTCACGAAGTCGCGCGATTCCGGCGGCTCGGGGCTGGGACTGGCGATCGCGAAGAATCTGGTCGCGGCGCACGGCGGTGAGATCCGCGCCGAGAGCGCGCCGGGGCAGGGAACGACCATCACCTTTTCGCTGCCAGTCGCGTAA
- a CDS encoding viroplasmin family protein: MPSKYYAVRRGKRPGIYDTWDACSAQVTGFAGAQFKSFATRAEADAYLAGARQAHTSASRAEKAAPRAAPARPRTARVAVKPAEPAEEPRATIFTDGGCFENPGPGGYGAVVIDGGKRRELSGGFRRTTNNRMEMMACIAGLRALSHDGPAALVTDSRYVANSLSKGWAKRWRAAKWLRESKRVPNADLWAVLLGLSEQKHVSVRWVRGHAGHAENERCHTLATQALQRGGWPADEGYEREREAGLSGGGE, encoded by the coding sequence ATGCCAAGCAAATACTACGCCGTCCGCCGCGGCAAGCGGCCCGGCATCTACGACACATGGGACGCCTGCTCGGCGCAGGTGACCGGCTTCGCGGGCGCGCAGTTCAAGTCGTTCGCGACGCGCGCGGAAGCGGACGCGTACCTGGCCGGCGCGCGGCAGGCGCACACATCGGCGTCGCGTGCTGAGAAAGCGGCGCCCCGTGCGGCGCCGGCGCGCCCCCGTACCGCGCGCGTGGCGGTCAAACCCGCCGAGCCGGCGGAGGAGCCGCGCGCGACGATCTTCACTGACGGCGGTTGCTTCGAGAACCCGGGGCCGGGCGGATACGGCGCAGTTGTGATCGACGGCGGCAAGCGCCGCGAACTGTCAGGCGGCTTCCGGCGCACGACCAACAACCGCATGGAGATGATGGCGTGCATCGCGGGGCTGCGCGCGCTGTCGCACGACGGTCCCGCAGCACTCGTGACCGATTCGCGCTACGTCGCCAACAGCCTGAGTAAGGGCTGGGCGAAACGCTGGCGCGCTGCGAAATGGCTGCGCGAGAGCAAACGCGTGCCGAACGCCGACCTGTGGGCCGTTCTGCTCGGCCTGAGCGAGCAGAAGCATGTCTCGGTGCGCTGGGTGCGCGGCCATGCCGGGCACGCCGAAAACGAGCGCTGCCACACGCTGGCGACGCAGGCGCTCCAGCGCGGCGGCTGGCCGGCCGACGAGGGCTACGAGCGCGAACGGGAGGCCGGACTCTCCGGTGGCGGCGAGTAA
- a CDS encoding amino acid adenylation domain-containing protein has translation MSGISFTPGDVSYPSAAALFEQVVARQTEAAAIESAERSFTYDDLNRAANRIARAIVAGCGSDEEPVLLLFGKNALVAAAMLGILKAGKFYVPLDAADPAARLRLIAQDAGARLVLTDTEHEVQARALAGEAAIFNVDTIDPGADDRNLDLDIASSRMAYVTYTSGSTGAPKGIQHNQHTLVKTALVREQLGFSTATDRTALLYSLSVVQSTQYLFAALLNGGAACVYDLQAQGLAGLAEWMRRNRITAFISTPTVYRHFVATLDGRADMPHLRLISLAGEPVLAHDVALYQRCFEAPCRLRISYGSTEAPVSAEWVADQRTRLAQPHAPGGYAWGGSRIFIRDAQGRPLPPGEVGEIVVQSDLLSTGYWQRPELTAQSFLPDPAGGERRLFRTGDLGTLSPDGLLEFYGRKDNQVKVRGHRVEPAEIEDALFALDGVRQAAVLPQAAPGGETRLIAYLVSDGALPDAAVLRARLAARLPAHMLPAVFVRLLSMPVNEAGKVDRRALPPAPELERSTADPADEEIGRMLAIWREVFGAPVGLDDHFVELGGHSLIAARIVVRVSAEFGTPVDVTALAQAPTAAQLARWMRSPTPAASHHTVLALLRAGGQRPPFFCVHGFVGGVLDYGPLARHLDADQPFYALQSPAFDGQTPPQDNLVAMATEYASAIRAVQPRGPYRLGGYCFGGVVAFEMAQQLRAQGESVALLAMIEGYTPRAAMTPRHWTNSQHLAAFAANLPYWWRDVTRPGARAAVGRIVQRRRHAGGSASRVIDDALQGVEVPDTLVHIMQAHVDAMRCYKPGSYDGTITLFRVRGQSLWRAHDPTMGWGGVAASVRIRTIAGTHNTVLAEPDVRSLAASLSAALDDGSA, from the coding sequence ATGTCTGGTATTTCATTCACGCCCGGCGATGTCTCTTATCCGTCCGCAGCGGCCCTGTTCGAGCAGGTGGTTGCGCGCCAAACGGAAGCCGCAGCCATCGAGAGCGCCGAGCGCTCGTTCACTTACGATGATCTCAACCGCGCGGCCAACCGCATTGCGCGCGCCATCGTGGCGGGCTGCGGCAGCGACGAGGAGCCCGTCCTGCTGCTGTTTGGCAAGAATGCACTGGTGGCCGCCGCCATGCTTGGAATCCTCAAGGCAGGCAAGTTCTACGTTCCGCTGGATGCCGCCGACCCGGCGGCGCGCCTGCGCCTGATCGCGCAGGACGCCGGCGCCCGACTGGTGCTGACCGACACAGAGCACGAAGTGCAGGCGCGCGCGCTGGCCGGCGAAGCTGCCATCTTCAACGTGGATACTATCGACCCGGGCGCAGACGACCGCAATCTGGATCTCGACATCGCCTCGTCGCGGATGGCCTACGTTACCTACACTTCCGGCTCGACGGGGGCGCCCAAAGGCATCCAGCACAACCAGCACACACTCGTCAAGACAGCGCTCGTGCGCGAACAGCTGGGCTTCAGCACGGCGACCGACCGCACGGCCCTGCTTTACTCGTTGAGCGTAGTGCAGAGCACGCAGTATCTATTCGCTGCCTTGTTGAACGGAGGCGCGGCCTGCGTGTACGACCTGCAGGCCCAGGGGCTGGCCGGGCTGGCCGAGTGGATGCGCCGCAATCGAATTACCGCCTTCATCTCGACGCCGACGGTCTATCGCCACTTCGTCGCTACGCTGGACGGCCGCGCCGACATGCCGCACTTGCGCCTGATCAGCCTGGCCGGTGAGCCGGTGCTGGCGCACGATGTGGCCCTGTACCAGCGATGCTTCGAAGCTCCGTGCCGCCTGCGCATTTCCTACGGTTCGACCGAGGCGCCCGTCAGCGCCGAGTGGGTGGCCGATCAGCGCACGCGCCTCGCACAGCCGCACGCGCCGGGCGGCTACGCGTGGGGTGGTTCGCGCATCTTTATCCGGGACGCGCAAGGCCGCCCGCTGCCGCCTGGCGAAGTCGGCGAGATCGTCGTGCAGAGTGACTTGCTCTCGACCGGCTACTGGCAACGGCCCGAGCTGACCGCGCAGTCGTTCCTACCGGACCCTGCCGGCGGGGAGCGCCGCTTGTTCCGCACGGGCGACCTGGGCACGTTGTCGCCGGACGGACTGCTGGAGTTTTATGGCCGCAAGGATAACCAGGTCAAGGTACGCGGTCATCGCGTCGAGCCGGCCGAGATCGAGGACGCCCTGTTTGCGCTGGATGGTGTGCGGCAGGCGGCTGTTCTGCCGCAGGCAGCCCCCGGCGGCGAGACGCGCCTGATCGCCTATCTGGTCAGCGACGGCGCACTACCCGATGCCGCCGTGCTGCGGGCGCGACTGGCCGCGCGCCTGCCGGCGCACATGCTGCCGGCCGTCTTTGTGCGCCTGCTGTCGATGCCGGTCAACGAAGCCGGCAAGGTGGACCGGCGCGCGCTGCCACCGGCTCCGGAACTCGAACGCTCGACGGCGGACCCGGCCGACGAGGAGATCGGCCGCATGCTGGCGATCTGGCGCGAAGTGTTCGGCGCACCCGTCGGCCTCGACGATCACTTCGTCGAACTGGGCGGCCACTCGCTGATCGCGGCGCGCATCGTCGTGCGCGTGTCCGCGGAGTTCGGCACGCCCGTCGATGTGACCGCACTGGCGCAGGCGCCGACGGCCGCGCAACTTGCGCGATGGATGCGCAGTCCCACGCCGGCTGCGTCACACCACACGGTGCTGGCGCTTTTGCGCGCCGGCGGGCAGCGGCCGCCGTTCTTCTGCGTGCACGGCTTCGTTGGCGGCGTGCTGGATTACGGCCCCCTGGCGCGCCATCTGGATGCGGACCAGCCGTTCTACGCCCTGCAGTCGCCGGCATTTGACGGGCAGACGCCGCCGCAAGATAATCTGGTGGCGATGGCGACTGAGTATGCGAGCGCGATCCGGGCTGTTCAGCCGCGCGGCCCGTACCGCCTGGGCGGTTACTGCTTTGGAGGCGTCGTCGCGTTTGAAATGGCGCAGCAACTGCGCGCGCAGGGCGAATCCGTCGCGCTGCTGGCGATGATCGAGGGCTACACGCCCCGCGCGGCGATGACGCCTCGGCACTGGACGAACTCGCAGCACCTGGCGGCATTTGCCGCCAACCTGCCGTATTGGTGGCGCGATGTCACCCGGCCGGGCGCACGCGCGGCCGTCGGGCGCATCGTGCAGCGCCGGCGGCATGCCGGCGGTAGCGCCAGCCGTGTCATCGACGACGCCCTGCAGGGCGTCGAGGTGCCCGACACACTGGTTCACATTATGCAGGCGCATGTGGACGCGATGCGCTGCTACAAGCCGGGAAGTTACGACGGCACCATTACACTTTTTCGCGTGCGCGGCCAGTCGCTGTGGCGCGCGCACGACCCGACGATGGGCTGGGGGGGCGTGGCGGCCAGCGTGCGCATACGCACGATCGCGGGCACGCATAATACGGTGCTTGCGGAGCCCGATGTGCGGTCGCTGGCGGCAAGCCTGTCTGCGGCGCTGGACGACGGCAGCGCATAG
- a CDS encoding aminopeptidase P family protein produces the protein MDTLHARMNALLERYQLDAIVASSMENVFYLTGAWIMTQKYIPDRLAMVVWPRGGEPAFIVCTIEEGLARRDSRIKNVHGYVEFQTSPIETLAEVLRGMGLEHAQIGFERKVLVASYSDELHARMPAVSWLGGDALFDELRMLKSPEEIVTLSHAAYTADGVTRDAFQMARAGRTEKEIGDWMQMELLMRGASEGVFLVLGAGDAAGLAHPSPRTRALQNGDVLRVDFGGLFGGYYADMARTMVVGTATQRQRDDYARLWQAQQETIAALKPGARASDVYRLCERRAKELGLDFSMPHIGHGIGVGLHEHPMLSPRHDTLIEENMAFMVEPSCRNADGSTFHVEDLVIVRASGPEIVSRAANWEKLPEIV, from the coding sequence ATGGACACACTGCACGCACGCATGAACGCGCTGCTGGAGCGCTATCAGCTTGACGCCATCGTCGCCAGTTCGATGGAGAACGTCTTCTACCTGACCGGCGCGTGGATCATGACCCAGAAATACATCCCCGACCGGCTGGCGATGGTCGTCTGGCCGCGCGGCGGCGAGCCGGCGTTCATCGTTTGCACGATCGAAGAGGGGCTGGCGCGCCGCGATTCGCGGATCAAGAACGTGCACGGCTACGTCGAGTTCCAAACCTCGCCGATCGAGACGCTGGCCGAGGTGCTGCGCGGCATGGGACTGGAGCATGCGCAGATCGGCTTCGAGCGCAAAGTGCTCGTCGCCAGCTATTCTGACGAACTGCATGCGCGCATGCCCGCTGTTTCATGGCTCGGCGGTGACGCGCTGTTCGACGAACTGCGCATGCTCAAGTCGCCGGAAGAGATCGTCACCCTGTCGCACGCCGCATACACGGCCGACGGCGTCACGCGCGACGCCTTCCAGATGGCGCGCGCCGGGCGCACCGAAAAAGAGATCGGCGACTGGATGCAGATGGAGTTGCTCATGCGTGGCGCGAGCGAGGGCGTTTTTCTCGTGCTCGGCGCGGGCGACGCGGCCGGGTTGGCGCACCCGTCGCCGCGCACGCGCGCCCTGCAGAACGGCGACGTCCTGCGCGTGGATTTCGGCGGCCTGTTCGGCGGCTACTATGCTGACATGGCGCGCACGATGGTCGTCGGCACGGCGACGCAACGCCAGCGCGATGACTACGCCCGCCTCTGGCAGGCCCAGCAGGAGACGATCGCGGCGCTGAAGCCGGGCGCGCGCGCCAGCGACGTATACCGTCTCTGCGAGCGGCGGGCGAAGGAACTCGGCCTCGACTTCAGCATGCCGCACATCGGGCACGGCATCGGCGTCGGCCTGCACGAGCACCCGATGCTCTCGCCGCGCCACGACACGCTCATCGAGGAGAACATGGCGTTCATGGTCGAGCCGTCCTGCCGCAACGCCGACGGCAGCACCTTCCACGTCGAGGACCTGGTGATCGTGCGCGCCAGCGGCCCGGAGATCGTCTCGCGCGCCGCGAACTGGGAGAAGCTGCCGGAGATCGTTTGA